In a genomic window of Helianthus annuus cultivar XRQ/B chromosome 10, HanXRQr2.0-SUNRISE, whole genome shotgun sequence:
- the LOC110882566 gene encoding extensin-2-like, protein MLPRIRGRGGGGKALMRGRHDHEAGPSHRRTPSASFSSDPYDDWRHSLEPVRRSVSLSTSPSYHHSFGPQQPDEPQGSHHSQRSVHSHHSQHFSHQSSPFQGHFDPNDYINAPAGHNLLGPEDHYPKYQDMDVDDDPDLVMPPSGTPTHPIDISSGFSFAGSPYRGPDLWAKRWRTYKWEFTSPHHDSRPPQRTPSEDPHFQVVTPLLPPAPEQSPPPEPSRRRRSARMSMRGGFHFSTPQTSNNYPPIFEDPQIGGPSNVVSEVDSAPVTLAPPPPPMGFENPIPDYADTTGYNSYKPQTYTGYNYHAPAVDPYVEAANFNTLYPLPFPPAYPTGYPAYEYQYPPPPQLQQPQPQEILQRLEEVEQKVEEHDRRHHKFLKGLANFVKGKKKKDH, encoded by the coding sequence ATGCTACCAAGAATTCGAGGAAGAGGAGGAGGAGGCAAAGCACTAATGAGAGGGAGGCATGACCACGAAGCAGGGCCTTCACATAGGAGAACTCCCTCTGCGTCATTCAGCTCAGACCCATATGATGACTGGAGACACTCCTTGGAACCCGTGAGGCGTTCTGTCTCGCTTAGCACCTCTCCCTCTTATCACCATTCTTTTGGTCCACAGCAACCTGACGAGCCCCAAGGCTCCCACCATTCACAACGGTCGGTGCACTCGCACCATTCACAACATTTCTCCCACCAATCTTCTCCTTTTCAGGGTCACTTTGACCCTAATGATTACATCAATGCACCAGCAGGTCATAACCTGTTGGGACCCGAAGACCACTATCCTAAATATCAGGATATGGATGTGGACGATGATCCAGATCTAGTCATGCCACCTTCTGGGACGCCTACGCATCCCATAGATATCTCAAGCGGTTTTTCTTTTGCAGGATCGCCATACAGAGGCCCCGATTTATGGGCCAAAAGGTGGAGAACCTACAAGTGGGAGTTCACTTCCCCTCACCACGACTCACGACCACCACAGCGGACTCCCTCTGAAGATCCGCACTTTCAAGTGGTCACGCCACTACTACCACCAGCACCAGAACAGTCTCCGCCACCAGAACCATCGAGGCGAAGGAGAAGCGCACGAATGTCCATGCGAGGGGGTTTCCATTTTAGCACCCCACAAACTTCCAACAACTACCCTCCCATTTTTGAAGATCCGCAAATAGGTGGGCCTTCAAACGTTGTGTCAGAAGTTGACTCTGCACCGGTCACTCttgcaccaccaccacctcccatgGGTTTTGAAAACCCAATCCCTGATTACGCAGATACAACTGGGTACAACTCGTATAAGCCTCAAACTTACACGGGTTATAACTATCATGCACCTGCCGTTGACCCATACGTCGAGGCAGCAAATTTTAACACTCTCTACCCCTTACCTTTTCCACCCGCATACCCAACTGGGTACCCTGCTTATGAGTATCAATACCCGCCACCACCACAACTTCAACAACCGCAACCACAAGAAATTTTACAAAGGTTGGAAGAAGTGGAACAAAAGGTGGAAGAACATGATAGAAGGCACCACAAGTTTCTTAAGGGTTTGGCAAACTTCGTCAAaggcaagaagaagaaagatcATTAA